From Paraburkholderia fungorum, the proteins below share one genomic window:
- a CDS encoding glycine betaine ABC transporter substrate-binding protein, with protein sequence MRLMKTIVMASALSAALAVMSVGVSADTKPTIKIGYVEGWDDSVATSNVAARVIEKRLGYEVQLVPVAAGVMWQGVARGDLDATLSAWLPVTHGAYWNNFKEKVVDLGPNFNDAKIGLIVPDNADVKTVGDLEAKKSEFGARIVGIDAGAGVMQKTSEAIKAYGLDYQLMPSSGSAMTAELARSEAASKPIIVTGWKPHWMFAKYKLKFLEDPKKVFGESEHVDSVVNPELEKKAPPVVAFLKKFQWKPGEIDSVMLATQNGEKPTAAADAWISAHGDRVDSWVK encoded by the coding sequence ATGAGACTGATGAAAACGATAGTGATGGCAAGCGCGTTGAGTGCGGCGCTCGCGGTGATGAGCGTGGGCGTGTCGGCCGATACGAAGCCGACCATCAAGATCGGTTACGTAGAAGGCTGGGACGATAGCGTCGCGACGTCCAACGTGGCCGCGCGCGTGATCGAAAAGCGCCTCGGTTACGAAGTGCAGCTCGTGCCGGTCGCGGCCGGCGTGATGTGGCAGGGCGTGGCGCGCGGCGACCTCGACGCGACATTGTCCGCGTGGCTGCCGGTCACGCACGGTGCGTACTGGAACAACTTCAAGGAGAAGGTGGTCGATCTCGGGCCAAACTTCAACGACGCGAAGATCGGCCTGATCGTGCCGGATAACGCAGACGTGAAGACCGTCGGCGATCTCGAAGCGAAGAAGTCGGAGTTCGGCGCGCGCATTGTCGGTATCGATGCGGGCGCGGGCGTGATGCAGAAAACCAGCGAAGCAATCAAGGCTTACGGACTCGACTATCAACTGATGCCAAGTTCGGGCAGCGCGATGACCGCTGAACTCGCGCGCTCGGAAGCGGCGAGCAAGCCGATCATCGTGACGGGCTGGAAGCCGCACTGGATGTTCGCGAAGTACAAGCTGAAATTCCTCGAAGATCCGAAGAAGGTGTTCGGCGAATCCGAGCATGTGGATAGCGTGGTGAATCCTGAGCTTGAAAAGAAAGCGCCGCCGGTCGTCGCGTTTCTCAAGAAGTTTCAGTGGAAGCCGGGCGAGATCGACAGTGTGATGCTGGCGACGCAGAACGGCGAGAAGCCGACCGCCGCCGCCGATGCGTGGATCAGCGCGCATGGTGACCGGGTAGATAGCTGGGTGAAGTAA
- the purU gene encoding formyltetrahydrofolate deformylase — protein sequence MSADSRPAQLVLTVACPSAAGQVAAVVGFLDRHHCYIDELTVFDDDLSERFFVRCVFHGVDRDETLQLAALKREFELIADRFQMTWAIHDVGARPKVLIMVSKLEHCLADLLFRWRMGELKMDIVGIGSNHRDLEPLAQQHGLPFHHLPITADTKPQQEARLLDLFDSSGAELMILARYMQILSGETSRALAARAINIHHSFLPGFKGAKPYHQAHTRGVKLIGATAHFVTDDLDEGPIIEQVVERVDHSYSPERLLATGRDVECITLARAVKAFVERRVFINGDRTVVLQ from the coding sequence ATGTCCGCCGATTCCCGTCCTGCCCAGCTGGTCCTCACCGTCGCGTGTCCGAGCGCGGCGGGCCAGGTTGCCGCCGTAGTCGGCTTTCTCGACCGGCATCACTGCTATATCGACGAACTCACCGTTTTCGACGACGACCTCAGCGAACGCTTCTTCGTGCGTTGCGTATTTCATGGCGTCGATCGTGACGAAACGCTGCAACTTGCCGCGCTCAAACGCGAGTTCGAACTGATCGCCGACCGCTTCCAGATGACCTGGGCAATCCACGATGTCGGCGCGCGACCGAAAGTGTTGATCATGGTCTCGAAGCTCGAACACTGTCTCGCTGATCTGCTGTTCCGCTGGCGCATGGGCGAACTGAAAATGGATATTGTCGGCATCGGCTCGAATCATCGCGATCTCGAACCGCTCGCGCAGCAGCACGGTCTACCGTTTCACCATCTGCCGATTACCGCCGACACCAAGCCGCAACAGGAAGCGCGCTTGCTCGATTTGTTCGACAGTTCGGGCGCGGAATTAATGATTCTCGCGCGCTATATGCAGATTCTGTCCGGCGAAACGAGCCGCGCACTTGCGGCGCGTGCGATCAATATTCACCATTCGTTTTTGCCCGGCTTCAAGGGTGCAAAACCGTATCACCAGGCCCATACGCGCGGGGTCAAACTGATCGGCGCCACCGCGCACTTCGTCACCGACGATCTCGACGAAGGCCCGATCATCGAGCAGGTGGTGGAACGGGTCGATCATTCGTATAGCCCGGAACGCCTGCTCGCGACCGGACGTGACGTCGAATGCATTACGCTCGCGCGTGCGGTGAAGGCGTTTGTCGAACGGCGCGTTTTTATCAACGGCGATCGGACTGTGGTGCTGCAATAA
- a CDS encoding LysR family transcriptional regulator, with product MADVRDVNLNRLAIFVAVVDAGSLTAAAARLGLAKTMVSTHMQRLEAEVGASLLIRTTRRLSVTEAGRAFYDASVKILRATEEALSAVSGETAPVRGTLRVSSPIDYGALAVAPTLVELRREHPQLDIELICIDHYVDLIADGIDVAIRLGRLADSNYRAVKLGTFVKWIVASPAFIERWGMPRAPADLSALPFNAMTVLPHPLTLELHCMNGDTGAPHDKPEKQTVRCESAFQVNTADACRAATLAGGGFGLLTDFSIAGDIASGHLVRMLPQWSTEPASIQAVFPPTSHPPAKVRALIETFKKQLAYS from the coding sequence ATGGCCGACGTACGTGACGTAAACCTGAACCGCCTTGCGATCTTCGTCGCGGTCGTCGACGCCGGCTCGCTGACCGCCGCGGCGGCGCGGCTTGGGCTAGCGAAGACGATGGTCAGCACGCACATGCAGCGGCTGGAAGCGGAAGTGGGCGCGAGCCTGCTGATCCGCACCACGCGACGTTTGAGCGTCACCGAAGCGGGCCGCGCGTTCTATGACGCCAGCGTGAAAATCCTGCGCGCCACCGAAGAAGCGCTGAGTGCGGTCAGCGGCGAAACTGCGCCGGTGCGCGGCACCTTGCGCGTCAGTTCGCCGATCGATTACGGCGCGCTGGCGGTCGCGCCCACGCTGGTCGAATTGCGCCGCGAGCATCCGCAACTCGATATTGAACTGATCTGCATCGATCACTATGTGGACCTCATCGCGGACGGTATCGACGTCGCGATCCGCCTCGGCCGTCTCGCGGATTCGAATTACCGCGCGGTGAAGCTCGGCACGTTCGTCAAATGGATTGTGGCGAGTCCCGCGTTTATCGAACGATGGGGCATGCCGCGCGCGCCCGCTGATCTGTCGGCGCTGCCGTTCAACGCGATGACGGTTCTGCCGCATCCGTTGACACTGGAACTGCACTGCATGAACGGCGATACGGGCGCTCCACACGATAAGCCCGAAAAACAAACCGTGCGGTGCGAAAGTGCGTTCCAGGTCAACACTGCCGACGCATGCCGCGCAGCGACGCTCGCGGGCGGCGGCTTCGGCCTGTTGACCGATTTTTCGATTGCCGGCGATATCGCCAGCGGACATCTGGTGCGCATGCTGCCGCAATGGTCGACCGAACCGGCGAGCATCCAGGCCGTTTTCCCGCCTACCAGCCACCCGCCCGCGAAAGTTCGCGCGCTGATCGAGACGTTCAAAAAGCAACTTGCTTATTCATAG
- a CDS encoding glutathione S-transferase family protein, whose translation MPAARPVQPIRLFTTLLSGHGHRVKLFLTMLDLPFEVVELNMKAGDNRKPEYLALNPFGQVPTIQDGDLTLFDSNAILVYLAKRYGDSSWLPDDPVGAAAVQRWLSLAAGPIAYGPCTARLVTVFGAPYDHQNAKNVAVKLFDVIEQELAGKPFAAGAQVTIADIAAHTYIAHAPEGGVSLEPYPNIRAWLRRVEALPRFIAMPTTKAGLLAA comes from the coding sequence ATGCCTGCTGCCCGCCCAGTTCAGCCAATCCGACTGTTCACGACCCTGCTTTCGGGGCATGGACACCGCGTCAAACTTTTTCTGACGATGCTCGATCTTCCATTCGAAGTGGTTGAATTGAATATGAAAGCGGGCGACAACCGCAAGCCCGAATATCTCGCGCTGAACCCGTTCGGTCAGGTGCCGACCATCCAGGACGGCGATCTCACGCTGTTCGATTCGAACGCGATTCTCGTGTATCTGGCGAAGCGCTACGGCGATTCGTCATGGCTGCCCGACGATCCGGTCGGCGCGGCTGCGGTGCAGCGCTGGTTGTCACTCGCGGCGGGACCGATTGCTTACGGACCCTGTACCGCACGGCTCGTGACGGTGTTCGGCGCACCGTACGACCATCAGAACGCGAAGAACGTGGCCGTCAAACTGTTCGACGTGATCGAACAGGAACTGGCCGGCAAGCCGTTCGCGGCGGGCGCTCAGGTGACGATTGCCGATATCGCCGCACACACGTACATCGCGCACGCACCGGAAGGCGGCGTGTCGCTCGAGCCGTACCCGAACATTCGCGCATGGTTGCGCCGTGTCGAGGCATTGCCGCGTTTCATCGCGATGCCGACGACCAAAGCCGGTCTGCTCGCAGCCTGA
- a CDS encoding 2Fe-2S iron-sulfur cluster-binding protein has product MSTFIPLNGWGVEASPFHAAELLAQQRAGVSSQADSSGRRGIRRYMPDQHRQFFAEQPFMVFGGVDANGQPWATLRAAAPGFVSSPDAHTLRIDGGALPGDPLAAAWQTGTMIGGLGLQPQTRRRNRINGRVRSAEGGALVIDVTQSFGNCAKYIQSRTPTFVERGAAAGSLQSEVATQLSDADRALLAKADTFFIASANLEEDAQLARGVDVSHRGGAPGFVRVDDANTLTTPDYSGNNFFNTIGNLIHDPRAGLLFIDFATGDLLYLAVRAEVIWEGEELTAFDGAQRLVRFHIDEVRRSRGVLPFRWSEVELAPQFAKVAREVVQAPAQPQPSGWQKLKVAAVVDETPSIRSFYFESIDGTPLPPYKPGQFLPIRVPATQSGEPLLRTYTLSDSHDARRYRISVKREGTASNWLHDRLAAGALIEAKRPGGAFFYDEASPRPAVFISAGIGITPMIAMLHHALKPAGQDGSQSGKRLFFFHGARTDGERPFSAHLKELATRHPAVSLHLFDSAGEVRAPGVSAGRVGIDALKRVLPFDDYDFYLCGPERFMRDLYEGLRGLNVADERIRFEAFGPASVKRTSTRAGTEIEAAPAVTVPVTFARSKQTLPWSSGDGSLLEFAEAHGIDAPSSCRSGMCGTCSTRLLSGSVRYDGEVEAEIEAGSALVCMARPVAGDEAPVVLDL; this is encoded by the coding sequence ATGTCCACTTTTATCCCGCTGAATGGTTGGGGCGTCGAAGCCTCGCCGTTTCACGCCGCCGAGTTGCTGGCGCAGCAGCGCGCGGGCGTGAGCAGTCAGGCGGATTCGAGCGGCCGTCGCGGAATCCGGCGTTATATGCCGGACCAGCATCGTCAGTTTTTCGCGGAACAACCGTTCATGGTGTTCGGCGGCGTCGATGCAAACGGGCAGCCGTGGGCGACGTTGCGCGCGGCTGCGCCCGGGTTCGTGTCGTCACCGGATGCGCACACGCTGCGTATCGACGGCGGTGCGTTGCCTGGCGATCCGCTCGCGGCGGCATGGCAGACCGGCACGATGATCGGCGGTCTGGGGTTGCAGCCGCAGACGCGTCGGCGTAACCGGATCAACGGCCGGGTGAGGTCTGCGGAAGGGGGCGCGCTGGTGATCGACGTGACGCAGAGTTTCGGCAATTGCGCGAAGTATATTCAGAGCCGTACGCCGACTTTTGTCGAGCGTGGCGCTGCGGCCGGTTCGCTGCAATCCGAAGTGGCGACGCAACTCAGCGACGCCGACCGCGCGTTGCTCGCGAAAGCGGACACGTTCTTTATCGCCAGCGCGAATCTCGAAGAGGATGCGCAACTGGCGCGTGGCGTCGACGTTTCGCATCGGGGCGGGGCGCCGGGCTTTGTTCGCGTCGACGATGCGAATACGCTGACCACGCCCGATTACAGCGGCAATAACTTCTTCAACACGATCGGCAACCTGATTCACGATCCGCGCGCCGGGTTGTTGTTTATCGACTTCGCAACGGGCGATCTGCTGTATCTGGCGGTGCGCGCGGAAGTGATTTGGGAAGGCGAGGAACTGACAGCATTCGATGGCGCGCAGCGGCTCGTGCGTTTTCATATCGATGAAGTGCGGCGCAGTCGCGGCGTGTTGCCGTTTCGCTGGTCCGAGGTCGAGTTGGCGCCGCAATTTGCAAAAGTTGCGCGTGAGGTGGTGCAGGCACCGGCTCAACCTCAGCCATCGGGCTGGCAGAAGCTGAAAGTCGCGGCGGTTGTCGATGAAACGCCGTCGATTCGCTCGTTCTATTTCGAATCCATCGACGGCACGCCGTTGCCGCCATACAAGCCCGGACAATTCCTGCCGATTCGAGTCCCGGCGACGCAATCCGGCGAGCCGCTTCTGCGAACCTACACGCTGTCCGATTCGCACGATGCGCGGCGTTACCGGATCAGCGTGAAGCGCGAAGGCACCGCATCGAACTGGTTGCATGACCGGCTGGCTGCGGGCGCGCTGATCGAAGCGAAGCGGCCGGGCGGTGCGTTCTTCTACGATGAAGCCAGCCCGCGACCGGCGGTGTTCATTTCAGCGGGCATCGGCATTACGCCGATGATCGCAATGCTGCATCACGCGTTGAAGCCAGCTGGACAAGATGGTTCGCAGAGCGGCAAACGACTGTTCTTCTTTCACGGTGCGCGTACCGATGGTGAGCGGCCATTCAGCGCTCATCTGAAGGAACTCGCGACGCGGCATCCGGCGGTTTCGTTGCATCTGTTCGATAGCGCGGGCGAGGTGCGGGCGCCAGGCGTATCGGCGGGGCGAGTCGGGATCGACGCATTGAAGCGCGTGCTGCCGTTCGACGACTACGACTTTTACCTGTGCGGCCCGGAGCGGTTCATGCGCGATCTGTACGAAGGATTGCGCGGCCTGAATGTCGCCGATGAACGGATCCGCTTCGAGGCCTTTGGTCCGGCGAGCGTGAAGCGCACGAGCACGCGTGCCGGGACAGAAATCGAGGCCGCGCCAGCCGTGACTGTGCCCGTGACCTTCGCCCGCTCGAAGCAAACGCTGCCGTGGTCGTCCGGCGACGGGAGTTTGCTGGAGTTCGCGGAAGCGCATGGCATTGACGCGCCGTCGAGTTGCCGCTCGGGAATGTGCGGAACGTGTTCGACGCGTTTGCTGTCGGGCAGTGTGCGATACGACGGCGAGGTCGAGGCGGAAATCGAAGCGGGGTCGGCGCTGGTTTGCATGGCCCGGCCCGTCGCCGGTGATGAAGCCCCTGTCGTGCTGGATCTGTGA
- a CDS encoding O-methyltransferase codes for MTSTATTLLRRLHEQSQTEVMARARAQFHGSSEEFLTLADEYDTLAPRLRGRFLETLGLSSEDFETSQGTALSLAVSAETGRFLQNMVLSHKPARILELGSSCGVSTLYFAEALRTLGGGVVVATELDPLKCAQLRAHVCLADVDAYVDLREGNVFETVAGLDGTFDMVFIDVWANTYLDLFRHTEHLLRPGSIVLADNMYTAEDAVRPYKQYLDDNPRFSTTTLDFESGVEFTVVVA; via the coding sequence ATGACATCAACAGCCACAACGCTTCTGCGGCGGCTTCATGAGCAGAGCCAGACCGAAGTGATGGCCCGCGCACGGGCGCAATTCCATGGATCGAGCGAAGAGTTCCTGACGCTCGCCGACGAATACGACACGCTTGCGCCCCGGTTGCGCGGACGTTTCCTCGAAACACTCGGGTTATCGAGCGAAGATTTCGAAACCTCGCAGGGCACGGCGCTGTCGCTGGCGGTATCGGCGGAAACGGGACGGTTCTTGCAGAACATGGTGCTCTCGCACAAGCCTGCCCGCATTCTCGAACTCGGCAGTTCGTGCGGCGTATCCACGTTGTATTTCGCCGAGGCGCTTCGCACGTTGGGCGGCGGCGTGGTCGTCGCGACCGAACTCGATCCGCTCAAATGCGCGCAACTTCGCGCGCACGTTTGCCTCGCTGACGTGGACGCTTATGTCGATCTGCGCGAAGGCAACGTGTTCGAGACTGTTGCAGGACTGGACGGCACGTTCGACATGGTGTTCATCGACGTATGGGCCAATACGTATCTCGACCTGTTCCGGCACACGGAGCATCTGCTGCGACCGGGATCGATCGTGCTCGCCGACAACATGTACACCGCCGAGGACGCCGTGCGGCCATACAAACAGTATCTCGACGACAACCCGCGCTTTTCGACCACGACGCTGGATTTCGAATCGGGCGTGGAGTTCACCGTCGTCGTGGCGTGA
- a CDS encoding RNA polymerase sigma factor yields the protein MEPPLTPDTTNQRDSDITATVIRERTRLVNFIRRRIRDPNDAEDILQDVFHEFVQAYRLPAPIEQASAWLFRAARNRIVDRFRKKKEEPLTDLSAAEHDDDAGDEYRLDLALPAHDAGPEALYARAILLEALQDALDELPPDQRDVFIAHELEGRSFKEMAAQSGIALNTLLARKRYAVLHLRARLKTIYDELDI from the coding sequence ATGGAACCGCCACTCACGCCGGATACGACGAACCAACGCGATAGCGACATCACCGCAACGGTGATCCGCGAGCGCACGAGGCTCGTCAATTTCATCCGGCGCCGGATTCGCGATCCCAACGATGCCGAGGACATCCTGCAAGATGTTTTCCACGAATTCGTTCAGGCTTACCGGCTTCCTGCGCCGATCGAACAGGCGAGCGCGTGGCTCTTTCGGGCTGCGCGCAACCGCATCGTCGACCGTTTTCGCAAGAAGAAGGAAGAACCGCTGACGGACCTGTCAGCAGCAGAGCACGACGACGATGCCGGCGACGAATATCGCCTAGATCTCGCGCTGCCTGCGCACGACGCCGGTCCAGAAGCGCTCTATGCCCGCGCGATTCTGCTCGAAGCCTTGCAGGACGCACTCGACGAATTGCCGCCCGATCAGCGTGACGTGTTCATCGCGCACGAACTGGAGGGACGCTCCTTCAAGGAGATGGCGGCGCAAAGCGGCATCGCGCTCAATACGCTGCTCGCGCGCAAACGCTACGCGGTCCTGCATCTGCGCGCGCGGCTGAAGACGATTTATGACGAACTGGATATCTAA
- a CDS encoding TonB-dependent siderophore receptor, translating to MSYRANHRFPSSAARPPASASVRRQAGSHLRPIVVMLAFAGIVPTMSWAQSSDTGNTANATTNASTSTNTPAAQEAQLPTVAVNASSDDVQPPTEKTHSYTFHSTTAGSKIALSPKETPQSVSVLTRQQMDDFQLNSVNDALKHVTGVTVDQYETDRTDFMSRGFQITNFQFDGIGTPLIYQSQYGDIDMALYDRVEVLRGADGLNAATGNPSATVNFIRKRPTYDFQASGDISYGSWDTKRIDVDVSGPLNKAGTVAGRLVAVHEDGNSYIDRYKPSKDIVYGVVEANLTPTTLATLGFSYENNRSEGAQWGGLPLLDANGNQLSYGVGASMAPSWAYFNTQEERAFAELTQQLGQRWKWKTTAAFNDISSNAKIFYPNGSLNADGSGIESYTSWWKESNRQIVLDSNVSGKVDLFGRTHDLVFGASFSRSELSNPSGEGDTDGTALSLSELLAGTFPEPAFGAATDYTHYLDVRRSVYASSRWNLSDRVNLLLGINYTQAGSSGDASGTPYSQQSAGSSPYVGLTVDLTRQITAYASFTKIFNPQYQLNIDSQLLGPARGSSAEAGVKGAFFDNRLNTSLAVFHVRQTNVATDAGLNLETGNEAYTAGNATSEGVEAEVSGQLTHDWNVSAGATILRVVGDDGLSTQTFVPRKTLHLSTTYRVPYLDHKLTVGSSVRWQSATRFESEGVGTVKQGAYADLDFMVRYDVNRHFSITGNLNNALNKKHFASLEYSTGIYAGPLNGSVNLTWRY from the coding sequence TTGAGTTATCGTGCAAATCATCGCTTTCCTTCATCGGCTGCACGGCCGCCCGCTTCCGCATCCGTGCGGCGACAAGCGGGCAGTCATCTGCGTCCGATCGTCGTGATGCTCGCTTTCGCCGGCATCGTGCCGACGATGTCGTGGGCCCAGTCCAGCGACACCGGCAATACGGCCAACGCCACTACCAACGCCAGCACCAGCACAAACACCCCCGCCGCACAGGAAGCCCAGCTCCCCACGGTCGCCGTCAACGCCAGCAGCGACGACGTGCAGCCGCCGACCGAAAAGACCCATTCCTACACCTTCCACTCGACGACCGCCGGCAGCAAGATCGCGCTGTCGCCCAAGGAAACGCCGCAATCCGTTTCCGTGCTGACGCGTCAGCAAATGGACGACTTCCAGCTCAATAGCGTGAACGACGCGCTGAAACACGTCACCGGCGTCACCGTCGATCAATACGAAACGGACCGCACCGACTTCATGTCGCGCGGCTTCCAGATCACCAACTTCCAGTTCGACGGCATCGGCACGCCGCTGATCTACCAGTCGCAATATGGCGACATCGACATGGCGCTATACGACCGGGTCGAAGTACTACGCGGTGCCGACGGACTGAATGCCGCCACCGGCAACCCGTCGGCGACGGTCAACTTCATCCGTAAGCGGCCCACTTACGACTTCCAGGCATCGGGTGATATCTCGTACGGATCGTGGGACACGAAGCGTATCGACGTCGACGTGTCGGGGCCGTTGAACAAGGCGGGCACGGTCGCCGGACGTCTCGTCGCCGTGCACGAGGACGGCAATTCCTATATCGACCGCTACAAGCCGAGCAAGGACATCGTCTATGGCGTGGTCGAAGCGAACCTCACGCCGACGACACTCGCGACGCTCGGCTTCAGCTACGAAAACAACCGCTCCGAAGGCGCCCAGTGGGGCGGCCTGCCTCTCCTCGACGCGAACGGCAATCAGCTCAGCTATGGCGTGGGCGCGAGCATGGCGCCGAGTTGGGCGTACTTCAACACGCAGGAAGAGCGCGCCTTCGCGGAGTTGACCCAGCAACTCGGCCAGCGCTGGAAATGGAAGACGACAGCCGCTTTCAACGACATCTCGAGCAACGCGAAAATCTTCTACCCGAACGGCTCGCTGAATGCGGACGGCAGCGGCATCGAGTCGTATACGTCGTGGTGGAAGGAGTCGAACCGGCAGATCGTGCTGGACTCGAACGTGTCGGGCAAGGTCGATCTGTTTGGGCGCACGCACGACCTTGTATTCGGCGCAAGCTTCTCGCGCTCGGAACTGAGCAATCCGTCCGGCGAGGGCGATACCGACGGCACTGCGCTGAGCCTGTCCGAACTGCTGGCGGGCACCTTCCCGGAACCGGCCTTCGGCGCCGCGACCGACTACACGCATTACCTCGACGTGCGCCGCAGCGTGTACGCCTCGTCGCGCTGGAATCTCAGCGATCGTGTGAATCTGCTGCTCGGCATCAACTACACGCAGGCAGGCAGCAGCGGCGACGCGAGCGGCACGCCCTATTCTCAGCAATCGGCCGGCTCGTCGCCGTACGTCGGCCTGACGGTCGATCTGACGAGACAGATCACCGCATACGCCAGCTTCACGAAGATTTTCAATCCGCAATACCAGTTGAACATCGACAGCCAGTTGCTCGGCCCCGCGCGCGGCAGCAGCGCCGAGGCGGGCGTCAAGGGCGCGTTCTTCGACAACCGGCTGAATACGTCGCTCGCGGTCTTTCATGTGCGTCAGACCAACGTCGCAACCGATGCGGGCCTGAACCTCGAAACCGGCAACGAGGCCTACACGGCGGGCAACGCCACCTCCGAGGGCGTGGAAGCGGAAGTGTCCGGGCAACTCACGCACGACTGGAACGTCAGCGCGGGCGCGACGATTCTGCGCGTGGTCGGCGACGACGGCCTGTCGACGCAAACCTTCGTGCCGCGCAAGACCTTGCATCTGTCGACCACGTACCGGGTTCCGTATCTCGATCACAAGCTGACGGTGGGCAGCAGCGTGCGCTGGCAGAGCGCCACGCGCTTCGAATCCGAAGGCGTGGGCACGGTGAAACAGGGCGCGTATGCGGACCTCGATTTCATGGTGCGCTATGACGTCAACCGGCACTTCAGCATCACGGGGAATCTGAATAACGCGCTCAACAAGAAGCACTTTGCGTCGCTGGAATACTCGACCGGGATCTACGCCGGTCCGTTGAACGGCAGTGTTAATCTGACGTGGCGGTATTGA
- a CDS encoding MarC family protein, with translation MLSEFFKSALLIVTTLFPIINPPAVALIILSMVRGASDEDLAELARRIAINGFVILLASLSVGAYVLKFFGISEDVLRVAGGIVIATAGWGLLQSPTDDTAESTPAPDPKRTASLRSKAFYPLTLPITVGPGSIAVAIALGTGSPHEGILPVHVAGAALALVLLCLSIFFCVRYAGRMERLLGTVGTQIAMRLFAFVLFCIGVQLLWIGVAGLIESLHLH, from the coding sequence ATGTTGAGCGAATTCTTCAAGTCGGCCTTGTTGATCGTCACCACGCTTTTCCCGATCATCAATCCGCCTGCGGTCGCGCTGATCATCCTGAGCATGGTGCGCGGCGCCAGCGACGAAGACCTCGCCGAACTCGCGCGCCGCATCGCGATCAACGGGTTCGTGATTCTGCTCGCGTCGCTGTCGGTCGGCGCGTACGTGCTGAAGTTCTTCGGCATTTCGGAAGACGTGTTGCGCGTCGCGGGCGGCATCGTGATCGCAACCGCAGGCTGGGGCCTGCTGCAATCGCCGACCGACGACACCGCCGAGTCGACGCCCGCACCGGACCCGAAGCGCACAGCCTCGCTACGCAGCAAGGCCTTTTATCCGCTGACGCTGCCGATCACAGTCGGGCCAGGATCGATTGCAGTCGCGATTGCGCTCGGCACCGGATCTCCACACGAAGGCATCCTGCCCGTGCATGTCGCGGGCGCTGCGCTTGCCCTGGTTCTGCTGTGCCTGAGCATCTTCTTCTGCGTGCGCTACGCCGGACGGATGGAGCGGCTGCTCGGAACCGTCGGCACGCAAATCGCCATGCGGCTCTTTGCCTTCGTGCTGTTCTGCATCGGCGTGCAATTGCTGTGGATCGGTGTAGCCGGTCTGATCGAAAGCCTGCATCTGCACTGA
- a CDS encoding ABC transporter substrate-binding protein, with amino-acid sequence MKRFTRSAAVIGLLLTLSGVAHADRLDDIKKAGVLRVATFDSNPPFGFVDPKTNQIVGLDVDYARAVAAKLGVKLEIQPTNPANRIAFLKSNKVDLVFANFTITDERKKEIDFSTPYFASGTQFIAKKGVLKSPQQLASLRIGADKGTTNEQQVRAQFPNATIVAYDDTPFAFAALRTGNVQAITQDGPKLVALLANVPDKEKYEIPPFTISNDYEGVGVPKNEARLLNVVNETLEGLEANGNAGKIYDQWFGPTSKAPLPRLFKIGDPQKS; translated from the coding sequence ATGAAACGCTTTACCCGCAGTGCTGCCGTCATCGGACTGCTGCTGACATTGTCCGGCGTCGCGCACGCCGACCGGCTCGACGACATCAAGAAAGCGGGCGTGCTGCGCGTCGCGACGTTCGACAGCAATCCGCCGTTCGGTTTCGTCGATCCGAAGACCAATCAGATCGTCGGCCTAGACGTCGACTACGCCCGCGCGGTTGCCGCGAAGCTGGGCGTCAAGCTCGAAATCCAGCCGACTAACCCGGCCAACCGGATTGCGTTCCTGAAGTCGAACAAGGTCGATCTGGTCTTCGCGAACTTCACGATCACCGACGAACGCAAGAAGGAAATCGATTTCAGCACGCCGTATTTCGCGTCGGGCACGCAGTTCATCGCGAAGAAGGGGGTCCTGAAGTCGCCGCAGCAACTGGCCAGCCTGCGCATCGGCGCAGATAAGGGCACGACGAACGAACAGCAGGTGCGCGCGCAATTCCCGAACGCGACGATCGTCGCCTACGACGACACACCGTTCGCTTTCGCCGCGCTGCGCACGGGCAACGTGCAGGCCATCACGCAGGACGGCCCGAAGCTGGTCGCGTTGCTCGCCAACGTGCCGGACAAGGAGAAGTACGAGATCCCGCCGTTCACGATTTCGAACGACTACGAAGGCGTCGGCGTACCGAAGAACGAAGCGCGTCTGTTGAATGTCGTCAACGAGACGCTGGAAGGTCTTGAAGCCAACGGCAACGCCGGGAAGATTTACGACCAGTGGTTCGGTCCGACCAGCAAGGCACCGCTGCCGCGTCTGTTCAAGATCGGCGATCCGCAAAAGAGCTGA